A portion of the Paenibacillus hamazuiensis genome contains these proteins:
- a CDS encoding YjhG/YagF family D-xylonate dehydratase: MHEPTESIASIMGKDDPQLYDVTTHAPGAEGKLPLTDELLRHAPSGDLFGMSQNAGMGWKPGLLGGKQFLILSTQGGIRRDDGTPVALGYHTGHWEVGLLMKAAAEEIAAHGGIPFAGYVSDPCDGRSQGTTGMFDSLPYRNDAAVVFRRLIRSLPTRKGVIGVATCDKGLPAMMLALAGMHDLPGVIVPGGVTLPPSVGEDAGKIQTIGARYASGEISLDEAADLGCRACATPGGGCQFLGTAATSQVVAEAMGLAVPHSALAPSGQPVWEEIGRQSARAVMALEARGLRMRDILTDASISNAMAVHAAFGGSTNLLLHIPAIAHAAGLAVPAVSDWIRVNRSVPRLVSVLPNGPIYHPTVRVFLAGGVPEVMLHLRKLGVLDETALTVTGRKLGDVLDWWADSPRRHELRRQLIEKDGVDPDTVIMGPEKAKQMGITSTVTFPTGNIAPEGSVIKSTSIDPTVLDEDGVYRHTGRAKVFTTERAAIAAIKSGSIHAGDVMVLLGRGPSGTGMEETYQLTSALKHLPFGKHVSLITDARFSGVSTGACIGHVGPEALAGGPIGKLRDGDLIEIVVDRGKLEGSVNFIGEDDALYTPEEGARVLAQRPFHPEMKPDGALPDDTRLWAALQAVSGGTWRGNVYDVDRIVAALEAGKKALGWT, translated from the coding sequence ATGCACGAACCGACCGAATCCATCGCATCCATCATGGGAAAAGACGACCCGCAGCTGTACGACGTCACGACTCACGCTCCGGGGGCGGAGGGCAAGCTTCCGCTGACCGACGAGCTGCTGCGCCATGCGCCGAGCGGCGACTTGTTCGGTATGTCGCAAAACGCCGGTATGGGCTGGAAGCCGGGCTTGCTCGGCGGCAAGCAGTTTCTCATCCTCAGCACGCAGGGGGGCATACGGCGGGATGACGGCACGCCGGTAGCGCTCGGCTATCATACCGGCCACTGGGAGGTCGGACTGCTGATGAAAGCGGCGGCTGAGGAAATCGCCGCGCACGGCGGCATTCCGTTCGCCGGCTACGTCAGCGATCCTTGCGACGGGCGGTCGCAGGGGACGACCGGCATGTTCGATTCGCTGCCGTACCGCAACGATGCCGCTGTCGTGTTTCGCCGGCTGATCCGTTCGCTGCCCACGCGCAAAGGGGTCATCGGCGTCGCCACGTGCGACAAAGGCTTGCCGGCGATGATGCTTGCGCTCGCCGGGATGCACGACCTCCCGGGGGTGATCGTGCCCGGCGGGGTAACGCTGCCGCCGAGCGTAGGGGAGGACGCCGGCAAAATTCAAACGATCGGCGCCCGCTATGCCAGCGGCGAGATCAGCCTGGACGAGGCGGCCGACCTCGGCTGCCGCGCCTGCGCGACGCCCGGGGGAGGCTGCCAGTTTCTCGGCACGGCGGCGACGTCGCAGGTTGTGGCCGAGGCGATGGGCCTCGCGGTGCCGCATTCGGCGCTCGCCCCTTCCGGCCAGCCGGTATGGGAGGAGATCGGCCGGCAGTCGGCGAGGGCGGTCATGGCGCTCGAAGCCCGAGGCTTGCGGATGCGCGACATCCTGACCGACGCGTCGATAAGCAACGCGATGGCCGTGCACGCCGCGTTCGGCGGATCGACGAACCTGCTGCTGCACATTCCCGCCATTGCCCATGCAGCCGGTCTCGCTGTGCCGGCGGTCAGCGACTGGATCCGCGTCAACCGCAGTGTGCCGCGGCTCGTCAGCGTGCTGCCGAACGGCCCGATATACCACCCGACCGTTCGCGTGTTTTTGGCCGGCGGGGTGCCGGAGGTGATGCTGCATTTGAGAAAACTCGGCGTGCTGGACGAAACGGCGCTTACCGTAACCGGACGCAAGCTCGGCGACGTGCTCGACTGGTGGGCGGACTCGCCGCGCCGGCACGAGCTGCGGAGGCAGCTGATCGAGAAGGACGGCGTCGACCCGGACACGGTTATTATGGGACCGGAGAAGGCGAAGCAGATGGGCATCACCTCGACGGTTACGTTTCCGACCGGAAATATCGCTCCGGAAGGTTCGGTCATCAAGTCGACGTCGATCGATCCGACGGTGCTGGACGAGGACGGCGTTTACCGCCATACCGGCAGAGCCAAGGTGTTCACCACCGAGCGGGCGGCGATCGCCGCGATCAAGAGCGGGAGCATTCATGCGGGCGACGTCATGGTGCTGCTCGGCCGCGGCCCGTCGGGAACCGGCATGGAGGAGACGTACCAGCTCACCTCGGCGCTGAAGCATCTGCCGTTCGGCAAACATGTGTCGCTCATTACGGACGCGCGGTTTTCCGGCGTCTCCACGGGGGCGTGCATCGGACACGTCGGTCCGGAGGCTTTGGCCGGCGGCCCGATCGGAAAGCTGCGCGACGGCGATCTGATCGAAATCGTCGTCGATCGGGGCAAGCTGGAAGGCAGCGTCAATTTCATCGGCGAAGACGACGCTTTGTATACGCCGGAGGAAGGCGCGCGTGTGCTGGCGCAGCGGCCCTTCCACCCGGAGATGAAGCCGGACGGCGCCCTGCCGGACGACACCCGGCTGTGGGCCGCTCTGCAGGCGGTCAGCGGCGGTACGTGGCGGGGCAACGTATACGACGTCGATCGCATCGTGGCCGCGCTGGAGGCCGGAAAAAAAGCGCTCGGCTGGACTTAG
- a CDS encoding hydrogenase maturation protein: MLILFLTTAHNSMSQRMYAELTGRGHRIAIQIVNSEQDMIDAAERHEPELILAPFLKIMIPKSVWSRHTTLVVHPGIKGDRGPFSLDWAIMDGNEEWGVTLLQADEEMDAGDIWATAHFRMKNVSKSRLYRHEVTQAAVKCVLEAIESIGKNDFRPEPLDYSKDDVKGKLHPKITQADRRIDWAQTTEAIAKKIRAADSHPGVLDEMFGQPVYLFGAHEEDLLKGVPGEILGYRDGAVCRATGDGAIWITHVKPKGCFKLPAALAFKDRLDLIPHLPLSPFAKYEGRTYREIFYEEKNRVGYLHFDFYNGAMSTEQCIRLKEAYLEASKRDIKVIVLMGGIDFWSNGIHLNVIEHAESPADESWANINAMNDLVREIVLTGSRITISAMQGNAGAGGVILALAADRVYAREGIVLNPHYKKMGGLYGSEYWTYLLPGRVGPNKALELTEQCLPIGTASAESIGLVDGVFGEDQEAFCSRVEQIAQELAESPNYAQFLQAKREKRFKDEQSKPLEHYRSEELRKMRINFYGENPAYHEARRQFVYKLSCSVEAAGDVRSETAVT, encoded by the coding sequence ATGTTGATATTATTTCTGACGACGGCCCACAACAGTATGAGTCAACGGATGTATGCGGAATTGACCGGGCGCGGACACCGGATTGCCATCCAAATAGTGAATTCCGAACAGGACATGATAGATGCCGCCGAGCGGCACGAACCCGAACTCATTCTAGCGCCGTTTCTCAAAATAATGATACCGAAATCCGTTTGGAGCCGGCACACTACTTTAGTCGTGCATCCCGGGATTAAAGGCGACCGGGGGCCGTTTTCGCTGGACTGGGCGATCATGGACGGAAACGAAGAGTGGGGCGTGACGCTGCTTCAGGCCGATGAGGAAATGGACGCCGGCGACATATGGGCGACCGCTCATTTTCGGATGAAAAATGTGAGCAAAAGCCGGCTATACCGTCACGAAGTGACCCAGGCGGCGGTAAAATGCGTGTTGGAAGCGATTGAATCCATCGGCAAGAACGACTTTCGTCCGGAGCCGCTGGATTATTCCAAGGATGATGTAAAAGGGAAGCTGCACCCGAAAATCACGCAGGCGGACCGCAGAATCGATTGGGCTCAGACCACCGAAGCGATAGCCAAAAAAATCCGTGCAGCCGACAGTCATCCCGGCGTATTGGACGAAATGTTCGGACAACCGGTGTACCTTTTCGGCGCGCATGAGGAAGATTTGCTGAAAGGGGTGCCCGGAGAAATATTGGGTTACCGGGACGGAGCCGTCTGCCGTGCGACCGGAGACGGAGCGATATGGATTACGCACGTGAAACCGAAAGGCTGCTTCAAGCTGCCGGCCGCTCTGGCATTCAAGGACCGGTTGGACCTGATCCCGCATTTGCCCTTGTCCCCTTTTGCCAAGTACGAAGGCCGTACATATAGAGAAATCTTTTATGAGGAAAAGAACCGGGTAGGCTATTTGCATTTTGACTTTTACAACGGGGCGATGTCGACGGAGCAGTGCATCCGGTTAAAAGAGGCGTATCTGGAAGCGTCGAAGCGGGATATCAAAGTCATCGTGCTGATGGGAGGCATCGATTTTTGGTCGAACGGCATCCATCTGAACGTCATCGAGCATGCGGAAAGTCCTGCCGACGAATCGTGGGCCAACATCAACGCCATGAACGATTTGGTGCGGGAGATCGTTTTGACCGGCTCCAGGATCACGATATCGGCGATGCAGGGAAATGCCGGTGCCGGCGGCGTGATTTTAGCGCTCGCCGCCGATCGCGTATATGCCAGAGAGGGGATAGTTCTGAACCCGCATTACAAAAAAATGGGGGGATTATACGGTTCGGAGTACTGGACCTATCTCCTGCCGGGTCGGGTCGGCCCGAACAAAGCCTTGGAGCTGACGGAACAATGCCTGCCGATCGGCACGGCGTCCGCCGAATCGATAGGTCTAGTTGACGGCGTATTTGGCGAAGATCAAGAGGCCTTTTGCAGCCGAGTCGAACAAATTGCGCAGGAATTGGCCGAATCGCCGAATTATGCCCAATTTCTGCAAGCCAAAAGGGAAAAGCGTTTCAAGGACGAGCAAAGCAAACCGCTGGAACATTACCGCAGCGAGGAGCTTCGGAAAATGCGGATTAATTTTTACGGTGAAAATCCCGCTTACCATGAGGCGAGACGCCAATTTGTCTATAAGCTTTCCTGTTCCGTCGAAGCGGCGGGGGATGTCAGGAGCGAAACTGCGGTTACCTAG
- the ltrA gene encoding group II intron reverse transcriptase/maturase, which translates to MKEGKGEVGFREGVEVPRKRRWHSLIDKIWAMPNLEEAFREVKRNRGAAGVDGVTIKVFESELERNLRTLQQELRAKAYKPMPVRRMYISKENGGQRPLGIPAIRDRVVQAATRRILEPIYEATFMECSFGFRPGRSAHMALENIRKDLMDGYVYVIDADLKSYFDLIPHDKLLKAVKEEVVDGSVLKLIESFLKSGVMENGSFHLNEQGSPQGGVISPLLANIYLNPLDKLMTERKHRITRYADDFVICCKSQKGAERVLQGVIRLLEQELGLKVHPEKTKIVNNLEQSFMFLGHEFKPGFWVTPSSKAKQKFKERVKAITRRNQTVNVEQLIRKKLNPYLRGWGSYFGWGNVGSLMREYDAWIRRRLRMVQLRSWKKPKNFYRALRKNKWRGELPKMRMFAWRSSLSKPASVAMPNDWFRERGLVFLVDIYNEHHPQRG; encoded by the coding sequence ATGAAGGAAGGAAAAGGAGAGGTAGGCTTTCGTGAGGGAGTAGAAGTCCCGAGAAAACGCAGATGGCACAGCCTCATCGACAAGATATGGGCGATGCCGAACCTTGAGGAGGCATTCCGGGAGGTCAAGCGCAACCGGGGAGCAGCGGGAGTAGACGGAGTGACCATAAAGGTATTCGAGAGTGAACTGGAGCGTAACTTAAGAACGCTTCAGCAGGAGCTGCGGGCGAAGGCATACAAGCCGATGCCGGTCAGGCGCATGTACATTTCCAAGGAAAATGGGGGTCAAAGGCCGCTCGGGATACCCGCAATTCGCGATCGCGTAGTACAGGCGGCGACCCGCCGAATCCTCGAACCGATTTACGAGGCGACATTTATGGAGTGTAGTTTTGGGTTTCGCCCGGGACGCAGTGCACACATGGCGCTGGAGAACATTCGGAAAGATCTCATGGATGGATACGTTTATGTGATCGACGCCGACCTGAAATCGTATTTCGATCTCATTCCACATGACAAGTTGCTTAAGGCCGTCAAGGAAGAAGTGGTGGATGGTAGTGTCCTAAAGCTCATAGAAAGCTTCTTAAAGTCCGGAGTCATGGAGAACGGAAGTTTTCACCTGAACGAGCAAGGAAGTCCACAGGGTGGGGTTATTAGTCCGCTTTTGGCGAATATCTACCTAAACCCGCTGGATAAGCTCATGACTGAACGGAAGCACCGTATAACACGGTACGCCGATGATTTTGTGATCTGCTGCAAATCCCAAAAGGGGGCAGAGAGGGTACTCCAAGGTGTTATTCGTCTACTGGAACAAGAGCTTGGGCTCAAAGTACACCCGGAGAAAACCAAGATCGTGAACAACTTGGAACAGTCCTTTATGTTCCTAGGTCATGAGTTTAAACCGGGATTTTGGGTTACTCCATCCTCGAAAGCCAAACAGAAATTTAAAGAACGCGTGAAAGCAATTACGCGGCGGAACCAAACGGTGAATGTGGAACAGCTGATCCGAAAGAAGTTGAATCCATATTTACGTGGATGGGGTAGCTATTTTGGCTGGGGCAACGTAGGAAGTCTGATGAGAGAGTACGATGCATGGATAAGGAGAAGGCTCCGGATGGTACAGTTGCGGAGCTGGAAAAAGCCGAAGAACTTCTACAGGGCACTAAGAAAGAATAAGTGGAGGGGAGAGCTTCCCAAGATGCGTATGTTCGCATGGAGAAGCTCGCTATCCAAGCCAGCCAGTGTTGCAATGCCAAACGATTGGTTCAGAGAAAGAGGTCTCGTTTTTCTCGTAGACATCTATAATGAACATCATCCCCAGCGGGGATAA
- a CDS encoding carboxypeptidase-like regulatory domain-containing protein, translated as MNFHRRLMSSKLRSAFLLLMSLLISLPGFAFADKETPEAKPTPFAPKDNNAFSALALPNGEIGNEHIQANIGTNGRFNMGIKKQQSGDEWYNIIYSWPSYPNTSFTTVKVDGTDRVYGLDAAGYTSFVTAPHNVDDTTNEALWKMGDVSVKQVLQTALNPATGIPDAFKIRYTITNAGTQNHSVGLRMMVDTMVEGNDHAPFRVPTAGGIESVDYEKDYFGQQVPGFWQAFKTFENPDISAQYTMKGSDATAPDRFTIASWSSINNTLWDYNITANRKTGDSAVGMWWNPTTLAPGETRTIVTYYGRPGVGGDQTLVLSGRQRLSYPEWSTSPSNLIAYLNNNLGMNLSNVTLQLVPGDNGLSLVDGDAVHDLGNIPAGTISQTTWRVKPTAEGVHPLTVKAFREGAADPFATATYEIEALAPVVPPNVSIGGGRGSQNDGTPVAGRTTPLTVNASFNNPSASAVKFVATDATGDKYEAQMSTQNGIDWTISFIPSQAGLWETPLEIEIVPTYPGNQTGPPLEFEVVLIDPSGIVYNAAKGNQNDWPLPRATVVLQYNDPALGAWVNMSEEAYPGRMNPITNPQATGEDGRFAWDTAAGQYRVIVSRPGFETATSRTVTVPPAVTDLHVGLTPTDHVAPSLTVSGVTYGETYTEPVNVQFHASDDVSGVRFVSYKLDNGQPQKVNGSSGTIPVSAVGAHTIDFTVADHAGNEFAKKVAFTIKSSDSVAPVTTLTANPATPNGANGWYTSNVTVSLSAVDNPSGSGVDKIRYRLNGGAWNEYTAPFALSTDGIYAIDYFSTDKAGNSEAAKTGTVKLDKTLPVTKYNLDPVQSTSSSGRTYISGFKVTLTPTDNQSTVTGTVYRINGSSWQPYSAPFEIQAATAKTVEYYSTDGAGNKESINLMDFIRGIFTGNK; from the coding sequence ATGAATTTTCATCGACGGTTAATGAGTTCAAAATTAAGATCGGCTTTTTTATTGTTAATGAGTTTACTGATTTCGCTTCCGGGTTTCGCTTTTGCCGACAAAGAAACTCCGGAGGCCAAGCCGACGCCGTTCGCCCCGAAGGATAATAATGCCTTCAGCGCCCTCGCTCTTCCGAACGGGGAAATCGGCAACGAGCATATTCAAGCCAATATCGGCACGAACGGCAGATTCAACATGGGAATCAAAAAGCAGCAGTCGGGCGACGAATGGTACAACATCATTTATAGTTGGCCCAGCTATCCGAACACATCCTTTACCACGGTGAAGGTTGACGGTACGGATCGGGTATACGGGCTTGACGCCGCCGGATATACGTCTTTTGTTACGGCACCGCACAATGTGGACGATACGACGAACGAGGCTTTATGGAAAATGGGAGACGTGTCCGTCAAGCAGGTGCTGCAAACGGCATTGAATCCGGCCACCGGAATCCCCGACGCCTTCAAGATTCGTTATACGATTACCAATGCGGGTACGCAAAACCATAGCGTCGGCCTTCGCATGATGGTCGACACGATGGTGGAAGGCAACGACCATGCACCTTTCCGGGTACCGACAGCCGGCGGCATCGAATCCGTCGATTACGAAAAAGATTATTTCGGCCAGCAAGTGCCCGGATTTTGGCAAGCCTTTAAAACATTCGAAAACCCGGATATCAGCGCTCAATACACGATGAAAGGCAGCGATGCGACCGCGCCGGACCGGTTTACGATCGCCAGCTGGTCCTCCATCAACAATACGCTCTGGGATTATAATATCACTGCGAACCGGAAAACCGGAGACAGCGCCGTCGGCATGTGGTGGAATCCGACAACGCTTGCGCCGGGGGAAACCAGAACAATCGTAACTTACTACGGCAGACCGGGCGTAGGCGGCGACCAAACTCTCGTGCTGAGCGGCAGACAGCGTCTGTCGTATCCGGAATGGTCGACGTCTCCATCCAATTTGATCGCCTATTTAAACAACAATTTGGGCATGAATTTGTCCAATGTCACCTTGCAGCTTGTGCCGGGAGACAATGGGTTAAGCCTTGTTGACGGCGATGCCGTTCATGATTTGGGCAATATTCCGGCAGGAACGATCAGCCAAACGACCTGGAGAGTAAAACCTACCGCGGAGGGCGTCCATCCGCTGACCGTGAAAGCATTCCGGGAAGGCGCTGCCGATCCGTTTGCTACCGCGACTTACGAAATTGAAGCACTGGCTCCAGTGGTGCCGCCTAACGTTTCGATCGGAGGAGGCCGTGGAAGCCAAAACGACGGTACGCCGGTAGCCGGCAGAACGACGCCGCTGACGGTCAACGCATCCTTTAATAACCCGTCTGCGTCCGCGGTTAAGTTCGTGGCGACCGATGCAACAGGCGACAAGTATGAAGCTCAAATGAGCACGCAAAACGGCATCGACTGGACGATTAGTTTCATTCCGAGCCAAGCAGGTTTGTGGGAAACGCCTTTGGAAATCGAAATCGTTCCCACATATCCGGGCAACCAAACGGGCCCGCCCCTCGAATTTGAGGTGGTATTGATCGATCCGAGTGGCATTGTGTACAATGCGGCCAAAGGAAACCAGAACGATTGGCCGCTGCCCAGAGCCACGGTCGTATTGCAATACAACGATCCGGCGCTCGGCGCTTGGGTCAATATGAGTGAGGAAGCCTATCCGGGCAGAATGAATCCGATCACGAACCCTCAAGCGACAGGCGAAGACGGCCGGTTTGCTTGGGATACGGCGGCAGGTCAATATCGCGTCATCGTCAGCCGTCCCGGCTTCGAGACCGCCACGAGCCGCACGGTTACCGTTCCGCCTGCGGTAACGGATTTGCACGTAGGATTGACGCCGACGGACCACGTGGCCCCGAGCCTTACGGTAAGCGGAGTGACCTACGGCGAGACCTATACGGAGCCCGTGAACGTTCAGTTCCATGCGTCCGACGATGTATCGGGAGTACGCTTCGTCTCTTACAAGCTCGATAACGGACAGCCGCAAAAGGTTAACGGCAGCAGCGGAACCATTCCGGTATCTGCGGTAGGCGCGCATACGATCGATTTCACGGTGGCCGACCACGCGGGGAACGAATTTGCCAAGAAAGTAGCGTTTACGATAAAGTCTTCGGACTCCGTGGCTCCCGTAACGACCTTGACGGCAAACCCTGCCACCCCGAACGGGGCAAACGGCTGGTATACGTCGAACGTTACGGTAAGCTTGAGCGCAGTTGACAACCCTTCCGGGTCGGGTGTGGATAAAATCCGGTACCGTTTGAACGGCGGGGCCTGGAACGAGTATACTGCGCCGTTCGCGCTGAGCACGGACGGCATCTATGCCATCGATTATTTCAGCACGGACAAAGCGGGGAACAGCGAAGCCGCCAAAACCGGAACGGTCAAGCTCGATAAGACGCTGCCTGTAACGAAATACAACCTGGATCCGGTCCAATCGACGAGTTCGTCGGGCAGAACCTACATTTCCGGCTTCAAGGTGACCCTGACCCCGACCGACAACCAATCCACCGTGACCGGAACCGTGTACCGTATTAACGGCTCATCGTGGCAGCCGTATTCGGCACCTTTTGAAATTCAGGCGGCCACGGCCAAAACCGTCGAGTACTACAGCACGGATGGCGCGGGCAATAAAGAATCGATCAACCTGATGGACTTTATCCGCGGCATTTTTACGGGGAATAAATAA
- a CDS encoding carbohydrate ABC transporter permease: MVRETTFGSKAFDVLLIVLLVGIALLCILPLWYTLCVSLSANSAAAAGMVGLWPVGFNFNSYNEIMGDSKFFNSFWISVKRVVLGAGVSFIVTVLMAYPLSKNAKEFPLRNVFMWILVFTMLFNGGLIPWYQTVKALGLINSIWALVLGHSVPMFNVILVVNYFRNLPKELEEAALVDGAGPWYMLVKLYIPLAVPVLATVTLFSIVYHWNEFFNGLVLMSKADHYPLQTYIQQLVVVIDASTMDTEQLKRLSELSNQTLNAAKIFIAMIPVLLIYPFLQRFFIHGITLGSVKE, from the coding sequence ATGGTCAGGGAAACAACATTCGGCTCCAAGGCGTTCGACGTGCTGCTGATCGTGCTTTTGGTCGGCATCGCGCTCCTTTGCATCCTGCCGCTCTGGTATACGCTGTGCGTGTCGCTCAGCGCCAATTCCGCAGCGGCGGCCGGGATGGTCGGCTTATGGCCGGTCGGCTTCAATTTTAACTCGTATAACGAAATCATGGGCGACAGCAAGTTTTTCAATTCGTTTTGGATTTCCGTCAAAAGGGTCGTGCTCGGCGCCGGCGTCAGCTTTATCGTCACCGTGCTGATGGCGTACCCGCTGTCCAAAAACGCCAAGGAATTCCCGCTGCGCAACGTGTTTATGTGGATTCTCGTGTTCACGATGCTGTTCAACGGCGGACTGATCCCGTGGTACCAAACGGTGAAGGCGCTGGGACTCATCAACAGCATCTGGGCGCTCGTGCTCGGGCACAGCGTGCCGATGTTCAACGTCATTCTCGTCGTCAACTATTTCCGCAACCTGCCCAAGGAACTGGAGGAGGCGGCGCTCGTCGACGGAGCCGGGCCGTGGTATATGCTGGTCAAGCTGTACATTCCGCTCGCCGTGCCGGTGCTCGCCACCGTGACGCTGTTCAGCATCGTGTACCACTGGAACGAGTTTTTCAACGGCCTCGTGCTGATGTCGAAGGCGGACCATTATCCGCTGCAAACGTACATCCAGCAGCTCGTCGTCGTCATCGATGCTTCGACGATGGATACGGAGCAGCTCAAACGTCTGAGCGAGCTGTCGAACCAGACGCTCAATGCGGCGAAAATTTTCATCGCGATGATTCCGGTGCTGCTCATTTATCCGTTTCTGCAGCGGTTTTTCATTCACGGCATCACGCTCGGTTCGGTGAAGGAGTAA
- a CDS encoding ABC transporter permease yields MGNKGFVKHYYVMLLPGMIWLTLFSIVPMFGFVIAFQDYNPGLGMLHSEWIGLENFKYLLSLSDSRTVFVNTLVIAVMKIVANLIVPLVFALMLNELRLAVLKRWIQTVVYLPHFLSWVILSGILLDVFSYKGPVNTIMSWFGAEPILFFGRADLFPFLIVGSDVWKEFGFNTIIYLAALTGINPSLYEAAAIDGATRLQRLWNVTLPGIVTTVVLLAVLSLGNVLNAGFDQVFNLYNPLVYSTGDIIDTWVYRTGLVNLQYGLATAMGLFKSVISFVLIVTSYVLASKFANYRIF; encoded by the coding sequence ATGGGGAACAAAGGATTTGTCAAGCATTACTATGTCATGCTTCTGCCGGGAATGATTTGGCTGACGCTGTTCAGCATCGTGCCGATGTTCGGGTTTGTCATCGCGTTTCAGGACTACAATCCCGGGCTGGGAATGCTTCATTCCGAATGGATCGGCCTGGAAAACTTCAAATATTTGCTGTCTTTAAGCGACAGCAGGACGGTGTTCGTGAACACGCTCGTTATCGCGGTCATGAAAATCGTCGCCAACCTGATCGTGCCGCTCGTCTTTGCGTTAATGCTGAATGAGCTGCGGCTGGCCGTATTAAAGCGATGGATTCAAACCGTCGTCTATTTGCCGCACTTTTTGTCGTGGGTCATCTTGTCGGGGATACTGCTCGACGTGTTTTCGTACAAAGGGCCGGTCAATACGATCATGTCGTGGTTCGGCGCCGAGCCGATTTTGTTTTTCGGGAGAGCGGATTTGTTCCCGTTTCTCATCGTCGGCAGCGACGTGTGGAAGGAATTCGGCTTTAACACGATCATCTACCTTGCCGCCCTGACGGGTATCAACCCGTCGCTGTACGAGGCGGCCGCCATCGACGGCGCCACGCGCCTGCAGCGGCTGTGGAACGTGACGCTGCCGGGCATCGTCACGACCGTCGTGCTGCTCGCCGTGCTCAGCCTCGGCAACGTGCTGAACGCCGGCTTCGACCAGGTGTTCAACCTGTACAATCCGCTCGTTTACTCGACCGGCGACATCATCGACACCTGGGTGTACCGGACGGGGCTTGTCAACCTGCAGTACGGGCTCGCCACCGCGATGGGGCTGTTTAAATCCGTGATCAGCTTCGTGCTGATCGTCACCTCCTATGTGCTGGCGTCCAAGTTTGCCAATTACCGCATTTTTTAA